The Candidatus Acididesulfobacter guangdongensis region CGGCGCGGAGTTTGTTATAGAAATAAAACTTGTAAACGATATTTAATATAACACAAAGGTATTAAACGGTATAAAAATAACTATGAAATCTATACTTATAATAGACGATGAAGAAAGTATAAGAAAATCACTTGAGGGGATTTTTATCGATGAAGGCTATGGCGTAATTTCAGAAGAATTCGGAGAAGAGGGGCTTAAAACTTTTTCAGAAAAATTGCCTAATGCGGTATTGCTTGATATCTGGCTTCCTGATAGCGACGGCACTGCTATTTTAAATTCTATGGTTAAAATTAACAAAAATATTCCCGTAATTATGATATCCGGACATTCAGATATAGATACGGCAATTAAAACAATAAAAATAGGCGCCTATGATTTTATAGAAAAACCGCTTTCTTTAGAAAGGGTTCTTATAACTGTTGAAAATGCGCTAAAATTTAATGAATTAAACGAAAAAAAAATTGTTCTGGCGGAAAGCATACCGGGGCATGAAGATGAATTAATAGGCAATTCCGATAAGATTAAGGAATTAAAAAATAAAATATTAAAAGCGGCAGTTTCAGATGCCCCTATTTTAATCACCGGAGAGAACGGGACAGGAAAAGAATTAGTTGCAAAATCTCTGCATTTTAACAGTTCAAGATTAGAAGAACCGTTTATTGCTATTAATTGTGCCGCCGTCCCTGAAGATTTAATAGAAAGTGAGCTGTTTGGTTATGAAAAAGGGGCATTTACAGGCGCATTGTCGCGCAAAAAAGGCAAATTTGAGATTGCAGACGGCGGGACGCTTTTTCTTGATGAAATAGGCGATATGAGTTTAAGAATGCAGTCAAAAATTTTAAGGGTTCTGCAGGATAATAAGTTTCAGCGTGTGGGAGGGGAATCCACAGTAGAAGTTAATACGAGAATTATTGCTGCAACAAATAAAAACCTTGAAGATGAGATAAAAAAAGGTAATTTTAGAAGTGATTTATTTTTCAGGCTTAATGTTATACCGTTTTTTGTTACGCCGCTCAGGGAAAGAAAAGAAGATATACCCATGCTTGTCAATTATTTTATTGATAAATTTAACCGCAGCAATAAACAAAAATTATATATAACTATTGAAGACGATGCGGTGGAACTTTTTAAAAATTATTCATGGAAAGGTAATGTAAGGGAATTAAAAAATATTATAGAAAGATTTGCGATAATGTATTGCGGCAGCCAGATAACAAAATATGATGTTGCAAAGGAATTAAAAATAGATATAGAATATTTCGGAGATAAATTAAACAATGCTGCCGACCCTGAGATTTCAGATTCGGATAATTGTATATACAATATTCATGATAACAATGCAATAAGTAAATATATCGGTATAAACTCTTTAAGAAAAGCAAAAGAAACATTTGAAAGAGATTATATAATTTCAAAATTAAAGGAAAATAATTTTAATATTTCAAATACCGCTAAAAAAATAGGAATGTCCCGCAGAAATCTC contains the following coding sequences:
- a CDS encoding sigma-54-dependent Fis family transcriptional regulator, with the protein product MKSILIIDDEESIRKSLEGIFIDEGYGVISEEFGEEGLKTFSEKLPNAVLLDIWLPDSDGTAILNSMVKINKNIPVIMISGHSDIDTAIKTIKIGAYDFIEKPLSLERVLITVENALKFNELNEKKIVLAESIPGHEDELIGNSDKIKELKNKILKAAVSDAPILITGENGTGKELVAKSLHFNSSRLEEPFIAINCAAVPEDLIESELFGYEKGAFTGALSRKKGKFEIADGGTLFLDEIGDMSLRMQSKILRVLQDNKFQRVGGESTVEVNTRIIAATNKNLEDEIKKGNFRSDLFFRLNVIPFFVTPLRERKEDIPMLVNYFIDKFNRSNKQKLYITIEDDAVELFKNYSWKGNVRELKNIIERFAIMYCGSQITKYDVAKELKIDIEYFGDKLNNAADPEISDSDNCIYNIHDNNAISKYIGINSLRKAKETFERDYIISKLKENNFNISNTAKKIGMSRRNLHNRIILLNIDNNIHNICSEIKE